The Desulfobacteraceae bacterium genome includes a region encoding these proteins:
- a CDS encoding response regulator, whose protein sequence is MGTPEPFKILVVDDEEVVRCTVEMLLDFLGHSAVCVKDGLAGIQELQAGDYNAAIVDIRMPGLSGLDFLARSKEIRPEIPVILISGHGTDQTRVEAQEAGAFAFLAKPFRLEAIRQVIENIRSRRETGSEKLPAHTPP, encoded by the coding sequence ATGGGAACTCCCGAGCCGTTCAAGATCCTGGTGGTGGATGACGAGGAGGTCGTCCGTTGCACCGTGGAAATGCTTCTGGACTTCCTGGGGCACAGCGCCGTGTGTGTCAAAGACGGGCTGGCGGGCATCCAGGAACTCCAGGCGGGCGATTACAACGCGGCCATCGTCGACATCCGCATGCCCGGGCTCAGCGGGCTGGATTTTCTGGCGCGCTCCAAAGAGATCCGGCCGGAAATTCCGGTGATTTTGATTTCAGGCCACGGCACCGATCAGACCCGGGTCGAAGCCCAGGAAGCGGGGGCCTTCGCCTTCCTGGCCAAACCTTTTCGCCTGGAGGCCATCCGCCAGGTGATCGAAAACATCCGCTCCCGCCGGGAGACCGGGTCCGAAAAGCTCCCCGCCCACACGCCCCCGTGA
- a CDS encoding isochorismate synthase, whose product MPFPALTTLFQKARETSGPGTPARREIRLDEALDVLGWVLSYDVPERFYFRHKQGAYEIGGLGAAVVVASDHLPEVAAGLQGIWRHTPEQRVYGGMKFLPCGYRSPEWRGFRRFRFHIPLVEFIRTAEGLRVSVHGPGGTALDAALEHLEGRRRPPAAPGAPRITAVHDIPEPMIWNEMVSTALTEIQGRALDKIVLSRKKVLEGTWEIAALMTRLAAFNDEAFVFLHQIGSATAFMGRSPERLFSLQLGCLETEAVAGTRPRGKTPEEDRRLACDLLQSPKELQEHRIVSCFMEERLGQHCRTYDVLAREAVVKLCGVQHIVTRYCGMLKNGMTPLEAVLSLHPTPAVGGTPTAHAMARIGACEPFERGCYAAPIGWMNRCEAEFAVGLRSALLNGQNLHVYAGAGIVAGSEPRAEWAETEQKMGTFLWPHHKG is encoded by the coding sequence ATGCCTTTTCCGGCCCTAACCACCCTATTTCAGAAAGCGCGGGAAACCTCCGGTCCCGGAACCCCTGCCCGCCGCGAGATCCGCCTGGACGAAGCGCTCGATGTTCTCGGGTGGGTGCTGTCCTACGACGTGCCGGAGCGCTTTTACTTCCGCCACAAGCAGGGGGCCTATGAAATCGGCGGGCTCGGCGCCGCCGTTGTGGTGGCCTCCGACCACCTGCCCGAGGTGGCCGCCGGGTTGCAGGGCATCTGGCGGCACACCCCCGAGCAGCGGGTTTACGGCGGCATGAAATTTCTGCCCTGCGGCTACCGTTCGCCGGAATGGCGGGGGTTCCGCCGTTTCCGCTTCCACATCCCGTTGGTTGAATTCATCCGGACCGCCGAGGGCCTGCGGGTCAGCGTCCATGGACCGGGCGGCACGGCCCTGGACGCGGCCCTTGAACATCTCGAAGGGCGCCGCAGGCCCCCGGCAGCCCCTGGGGCCCCCCGCATCACGGCCGTTCACGACATTCCCGAGCCCATGATCTGGAACGAGATGGTGTCAACCGCGCTCACCGAAATCCAGGGCCGTGCGCTGGACAAGATCGTGCTGTCGCGCAAAAAGGTGCTGGAAGGCACCTGGGAGATCGCCGCGCTGATGACGCGCCTGGCCGCCTTCAACGACGAGGCCTTTGTTTTCCTGCATCAGATCGGCAGTGCGACGGCCTTTATGGGCCGCTCGCCCGAGCGCCTTTTCTCGCTTCAGCTAGGCTGCCTGGAAACCGAGGCCGTGGCCGGCACCCGGCCCCGCGGCAAAACCCCCGAAGAGGACCGCCGTCTGGCCTGCGACCTTTTGCAGTCGCCCAAAGAGCTGCAGGAGCACCGCATCGTGTCGTGTTTCATGGAGGAGCGCCTCGGCCAGCACTGCCGGACCTATGACGTCCTCGCCCGTGAAGCGGTGGTCAAACTCTGCGGCGTGCAGCACATCGTCACCCGCTACTGCGGGATGCTGAAAAACGGCATGACCCCGCTGGAGGCGGTTTTGTCGCTGCACCCCACCCCCGCCGTGGGCGGCACCCCCACGGCGCACGCCATGGCGCGCATCGGCGCGTGCGAACCCTTCGAACGCGGCTGCTATGCCGCGCCCATCGGCTGGATGAACCGCTGCGAGGCGGAGTTTGCGGTAGGCCTGCGCTCCGCCCTGCTGAACGGTCAGAACCTGCACGTCTACGCCGGCGCCGGGATCGTCGCCGGGTCCGAGCCCCGGGCCGAATGGGCCGAAACCGAGCAGAAGATGGGCACCTTTCTCTGGCCGCACCACAAGGGGTGA
- the menD gene encoding 2-succinyl-5-enolpyruvyl-6-hydroxy-3-cyclohexene-1-carboxylic-acid synthase, which translates to MSRPETEGELNARWADVIIDELVRNGVGVFYISPGNRNVPLIAALTREPRARIRLAVDERGGAYCALGHARATGRPAAVVCTSGTALANYLPAVIEAHRDELPLIVLSADRPPELIDSDANQTIRQVGVFGGFCRMLLDLPCPSAPYPTHALRMKLDQAAAIFDGPVHVNCPFREPLLPPPGAEPRPRGPSAASRPAAAGPQTLFTPVEAVPTDLGAVLDTLRAASRGLVVIGRVDPRDDATAVGPVAAALGWPIYCDVGASLRGRLPGTGRLFSLDHPEALRLVRVYNPRTILQLGTGLVSKNYYGRLLDRERRTLVVVSPRQGYRDPSHQAALRVRATIRGFCRALDLSGLAPSDAGPAEELLAAMDRLWAAIQAATPAEVLSFPAIARILWQALPDGEGLFLGNSLTIRVFNQLRVTGPKDVRVITNRGVSGIEGQIATAVGFAEAAGRRVTAVLGDVSLLHDLNSLLLAKASAAPVVIVVVNNQGGRIFDRLPVARHPEIATPWVTTPHAMHFADVARQFGLPYGLATTPGELTAGYEAALAGGQSRLLEVALAPETDLTIFHQIQAVRLTPPT; encoded by the coding sequence ATGTCGCGGCCGGAGACCGAAGGGGAGCTGAACGCACGCTGGGCGGACGTCATCATTGATGAACTGGTCCGAAACGGCGTCGGGGTGTTTTATATCTCGCCGGGCAACCGCAATGTGCCCCTGATCGCCGCCCTGACCCGCGAGCCGCGCGCCCGCATCAGGCTGGCCGTCGACGAGCGCGGCGGCGCCTACTGCGCTCTGGGCCATGCCCGCGCCACCGGCCGGCCGGCCGCAGTGGTCTGCACGTCGGGCACCGCCCTGGCCAACTACCTCCCGGCGGTCATCGAGGCCCACCGCGACGAGCTGCCCCTGATCGTCCTGAGCGCCGACCGGCCGCCGGAGCTGATCGACAGCGACGCCAACCAGACCATTCGCCAGGTGGGCGTCTTCGGCGGCTTCTGCCGCATGCTCCTCGATCTGCCCTGCCCGTCCGCGCCCTACCCGACGCACGCGCTGCGCATGAAGCTCGACCAGGCCGCCGCGATCTTCGACGGTCCGGTGCATGTCAACTGCCCGTTCCGCGAACCGCTGCTGCCCCCACCCGGCGCCGAACCCCGGCCCCGCGGCCCGTCCGCCGCAAGTCGGCCGGCCGCCGCCGGCCCGCAGACGCTTTTCACCCCGGTGGAAGCCGTGCCGACGGACCTTGGGGCGGTGCTCGATACCCTGCGCGCCGCAAGCCGCGGCCTGGTGGTGATCGGGCGGGTGGACCCCCGGGACGACGCGACGGCCGTCGGCCCCGTGGCCGCCGCGCTGGGCTGGCCCATCTACTGCGACGTGGGCGCCTCCCTGCGGGGGCGGCTGCCGGGGACCGGGCGCCTCTTCAGCCTGGATCACCCCGAAGCCCTGCGCCTGGTCCGGGTCTACAACCCCCGCACGATCCTGCAGTTGGGCACCGGCCTGGTCTCCAAAAACTACTACGGCCGGCTGCTGGACCGCGAGCGGCGGACGCTGGTGGTGGTCAGCCCCCGCCAGGGCTACCGCGATCCCTCGCATCAGGCGGCCTTGCGGGTGCGTGCCACGATCCGGGGCTTCTGCCGCGCGCTCGACCTCTCCGGCTTGGCCCCGTCGGACGCCGGCCCCGCCGAAGAGCTGCTGGCCGCCATGGACCGCCTCTGGGCGGCCATCCAGGCGGCGACCCCGGCGGAGGTGCTCAGTTTTCCCGCCATTGCCCGCATCCTGTGGCAGGCTCTGCCGGACGGGGAAGGACTGTTTCTAGGCAACTCGCTCACCATCCGGGTGTTCAACCAGCTGCGCGTGACGGGCCCAAAAGATGTGCGGGTGATCACCAATCGCGGGGTGAGCGGCATCGAAGGCCAGATCGCCACCGCCGTGGGCTTTGCCGAGGCCGCCGGTCGGCGCGTCACGGCCGTGCTCGGGGACGTCTCGCTGCTGCACGACCTCAATTCGCTGCTGCTCGCCAAGGCGAGCGCGGCCCCGGTGGTGATTGTGGTGGTCAACAACCAGGGCGGCCGGATCTTCGACCGGCTGCCGGTGGCCCGTCACCCCGAAATCGCCACGCCGTGGGTCACCACCCCGCACGCCATGCACTTTGCCGATGTCGCGCGCCAGTTCGGTCTGCCCTATGGCCTGGCGACGACCCCCGGGGAGCTGACCGCCGGCTATGAGGCCGCCCTCGCCGGCGGCCAAAGCCGGCTCCTGGAGGTGGCCCTGGCGCCGGAAACGGATCTGACAATCTTCCACCAAATCCAGGCGGTCCGGCTGACGCCCCCCACCTGA
- a CDS encoding 1,4-dihydroxy-2-naphthoyl-CoA synthase yields MVSAIFDPTAWEAVPDTGFSDITYHRAKAHGTVRIAFNRPEVRNAFRPQTVDELYRALDHARMTTDVGVVLLTGNGPSPKDGGWAFCSGGDQRIRGRDGYYYAGDEGVDPARTGRLHILEVQRLIRFMPKVVMAVVPGWAVGGGHSLHVVCDLTIASEEHALFKQTDADVASFDSGYGSAYLARQVGQKRGREIFFLGLDYSAREALAMGMVNRVVPHAQLEAAALEWAAIINAKSPTAIRMLKFGFNLIDDGLVGQQLFAGEATRLAYATDEAQEGRSAFLEKRPKDFSRFPWHF; encoded by the coding sequence ATGGTATCCGCAATTTTCGACCCGACCGCGTGGGAGGCGGTGCCCGACACCGGCTTCAGCGACATCACCTATCACCGCGCCAAGGCCCACGGGACGGTGCGCATCGCCTTCAACCGCCCCGAGGTGCGCAACGCCTTCCGGCCCCAGACCGTGGACGAGCTCTATCGGGCCCTGGACCACGCCCGCATGACCACCGACGTCGGGGTGGTCCTGCTGACCGGCAACGGGCCCTCGCCCAAGGACGGCGGCTGGGCCTTCTGCTCGGGCGGCGACCAGCGCATCCGCGGCCGCGACGGCTACTACTACGCGGGGGATGAGGGCGTCGACCCGGCGCGCACCGGGCGGCTGCACATCCTGGAGGTCCAGCGCCTGATCCGCTTCATGCCCAAGGTGGTGATGGCGGTGGTGCCCGGCTGGGCGGTGGGAGGGGGCCACAGCCTGCACGTGGTCTGCGACCTGACCATCGCCTCGGAGGAGCACGCGCTTTTCAAACAGACCGATGCCGACGTGGCCAGCTTCGACAGCGGCTACGGTTCGGCCTACCTGGCGCGCCAGGTGGGGCAGAAGCGCGGGCGGGAGATTTTTTTCCTGGGGCTGGACTACTCGGCCCGGGAGGCCCTGGCGATGGGCATGGTCAACCGCGTGGTACCCCACGCACAGCTGGAAGCCGCCGCCCTGGAGTGGGCCGCGATCATCAATGCCAAGTCGCCGACGGCCATCCGGATGCTCAAGTTCGGCTTCAACCTGATCGACGACGGACTCGTCGGGCAGCAGCTCTTCGCCGGCGAGGCCACGCGCCTGGCCTACGCCACCGACGAGGCCCAGGAAGGCCGGAGCGCCTTTCTGGAAAAGCGCCCCAAGGACTTTTCCCGCTTTCCCTGGCACTTCTGA
- a CDS encoding AMP-binding protein, translating into MRTACWTAAGLDLAAHFARHGERPAILQAGSSLSWRAVGRRVAGAAAGLRALGIREGRRVGFLAANRPAHFITLLACWACGGVFVPLNWKAPSTAVSEGLPLDLLVTDVPQIPGVAKRTVALSALRGGQPADGHRRPLPVVPLEREAAMVFTSGSSGPPKGVVHSVASFLYSAEGTVQFYDLQPHHTWLVSLPLFHVGGLLVFVRCLLAGAAAVFPPSLAAIGEALVSRRPSFLSLVPTQLLRMLDDPLAVTALRGCRAVLVGGAAPAAALMDRCRDLGIPVSPTYGATETCAQVTAVAPDAPREDLATAGRPLPHRRVRLDAAGRIAVGGRTLLSHYLTADGVLRPVQNGWLQTPDTGRWDARGNLVVLGRTDLIFQAGGENINPEEIEGHLLALPHVLEAVVVPVPDPEFGHVPWALVATSGPLDGTALAAALRKKLAGFKVPKRFLPLAAAGAAAAGKPGRSALRHWAERMAATHGSPSDNP; encoded by the coding sequence GTGAGAACGGCCTGTTGGACCGCGGCTGGTCTGGACCTGGCGGCGCACTTCGCCCGGCACGGGGAGCGCCCGGCCATCCTGCAGGCCGGCAGCAGCCTGAGCTGGCGCGCGGTCGGCCGGCGGGTCGCCGGGGCTGCGGCCGGGCTGCGGGCCCTGGGGATCCGGGAAGGCCGGCGGGTGGGGTTTTTGGCCGCCAACCGGCCGGCGCATTTCATCACCCTGCTGGCCTGCTGGGCGTGCGGCGGCGTATTCGTGCCGCTCAACTGGAAGGCACCGTCGACGGCGGTATCGGAAGGGCTGCCGCTTGACCTGCTGGTGACCGACGTTCCCCAAATCCCTGGCGTGGCCAAGCGCACCGTCGCACTTTCGGCGCTCCGGGGCGGCCAGCCGGCGGACGGCCATCGGCGACCGCTGCCGGTGGTGCCGCTGGAGCGGGAGGCCGCGATGGTCTTCACCTCCGGAAGTTCCGGGCCACCCAAGGGGGTGGTCCACAGCGTCGCCAGCTTTTTGTACAGCGCCGAGGGCACGGTTCAATTTTACGATCTGCAACCGCATCACACCTGGCTGGTGAGCCTGCCGCTGTTTCACGTCGGGGGGCTGCTGGTATTTGTGCGCTGCCTGCTGGCCGGGGCTGCCGCTGTCTTTCCCCCCAGTCTGGCGGCAATCGGCGAAGCGCTGGTCTCGCGGCGGCCGAGTTTCCTCTCCCTGGTGCCCACCCAGCTGCTCCGCATGCTCGACGACCCCCTGGCCGTCACCGCCCTGCGCGGCTGCAGAGCCGTTCTGGTGGGCGGCGCCGCCCCCGCAGCAGCCCTCATGGACCGCTGCCGCGACCTGGGGATCCCGGTTTCGCCCACCTACGGCGCCACCGAAACCTGCGCCCAGGTCACCGCCGTGGCGCCGGACGCCCCCCGCGAGGACCTGGCGACCGCCGGCCGCCCGCTACCCCACCGCCGGGTGCGGCTGGATGCGGCCGGCAGAATCGCGGTGGGGGGCAGGACCCTGCTCTCCCACTACCTGACAGCCGACGGGGTGCTCCGGCCGGTGCAAAACGGCTGGCTGCAGACCCCCGACACGGGTCGCTGGGACGCCCGCGGCAATCTCGTGGTGCTGGGCCGAACGGACCTGATCTTCCAGGCGGGGGGCGAAAACATCAACCCCGAGGAAATCGAGGGCCATCTGCTGGCGCTGCCGCACGTTCTGGAGGCGGTGGTGGTGCCGGTGCCGGACCCTGAATTCGGCCATGTGCCCTGGGCCCTGGTGGCGACATCCGGCCCGCTGGACGGGACCGCTCTGGCGGCGGCCCTGAGAAAAAAGCTGGCGGGCTTCAAGGTGCCCAAACGCTTTTTGCCCCTGGCGGCCGCCGGGGCCGCGGCGGCCGGCAAACCCGGCCGGAGCGCCCTGAGGCACTGGGCGGAACGGATGGCTGCGACCCATGGCTCCCCAAGCGACAACCCTTAA